From the Micromonospora sediminicola genome, one window contains:
- a CDS encoding transglutaminase domain-containing protein produces MDYRTHSPYSDPRHHAALLDAVPGDVAGAAAAARNVIVHYRAGGVELSDARRGEANLRWLDRILDTDQSRFPLPLSAPRPVAERVAGCCRDHTLLTVAALRQHGVPARSRVGFASYFVPGWHHDHVLAEWWNGERWVWADPELNPADPRPFDGYDIDPEAGHFDSAARVWTAYRAGRVDPDRYGVDPALPIRGAWFVRVYVLHELAHRRKDELLLWDGFGTMSDDPTEADLALTDEIAALLLAADAGDAAAERELADRYASDTRLRPDGTVRSVDPVTGTVTTVDLRR; encoded by the coding sequence ATGGACTATCGGACCCACTCCCCGTACAGCGATCCCCGCCACCACGCCGCGCTGCTCGACGCGGTCCCCGGCGACGTCGCCGGCGCCGCGGCGGCCGCCCGCAACGTGATCGTCCACTACCGCGCCGGCGGCGTCGAGCTGTCCGACGCCCGGCGCGGCGAGGCCAACCTGCGCTGGCTGGACCGGATCCTCGACACCGACCAGTCCCGGTTCCCGCTGCCGCTGAGCGCGCCGCGACCCGTCGCGGAGCGGGTCGCGGGCTGTTGCCGTGACCACACGCTGCTCACCGTCGCCGCGTTGCGCCAGCACGGCGTGCCCGCCCGCAGCCGGGTCGGTTTCGCGAGCTACTTCGTGCCGGGCTGGCACCACGACCACGTGCTGGCGGAGTGGTGGAACGGCGAGCGCTGGGTCTGGGCCGATCCGGAGCTGAACCCCGCCGACCCCCGGCCGTTCGACGGCTACGACATCGACCCGGAGGCGGGGCACTTCGACTCGGCGGCCCGGGTCTGGACGGCGTACCGGGCGGGCCGGGTCGACCCGGACCGGTACGGGGTGGACCCGGCGCTGCCGATCCGGGGCGCCTGGTTCGTCCGCGTCTACGTGCTGCACGAGCTGGCCCACCGGCGCAAGGACGAGCTGCTGCTCTGGGACGGCTTCGGCACGATGAGCGACGACCCGACCGAGGCCGACCTCGCGCTCACCGACGAGATCGCCGCGCTGCTGCTCGCCGCCGACGCCGGTGACGCCGCCGCCGAGCGGGAGCTGGCCGACCGGTACGCGTCGGACACCCGGCTGCGCCCGGACGGGACGGTCCGCAGCGTCGACCCGGTCACCGGCACGGTCACCACCGTCGACCTGCGCCGCTGA
- a CDS encoding DUF1203 domain-containing protein — translation MTTTRTAFLIRPLPAEFLADLRRTDRDAGGQPPQRHRAGGGEPLRCCLRDAEAGEPLLLFGYAPPLPPGPYRELGPVFAHDAACAGPAEVTAYPVGWRGRPQVLRAYDRRGRIVGGRRHDGDAPEAVVAELFADPAVDVLHSRNVVYGCWMFAVVRG, via the coding sequence GTGACGACGACCCGTACCGCCTTCCTGATCCGCCCGCTGCCGGCCGAGTTCCTGGCCGACCTGCGCCGCACCGACCGCGACGCCGGCGGGCAGCCGCCGCAGCGGCACCGGGCCGGCGGCGGCGAGCCGCTGCGCTGCTGCCTGCGCGACGCCGAGGCGGGCGAGCCGCTGCTGCTGTTCGGCTACGCGCCGCCGCTGCCGCCCGGCCCCTACCGGGAACTCGGGCCGGTCTTCGCGCACGACGCGGCCTGCGCCGGGCCGGCGGAGGTGACGGCCTACCCGGTCGGCTGGCGCGGACGGCCGCAGGTGCTGCGGGCGTACGACCGGCGGGGCCGCATCGTCGGCGGCCGCCGGCACGACGGCGACGCGCCGGAGGCGGTGGTCGCCGAGCTGTTCGCCGACCCGGCGGTGGACGTCCTGCACAGCCGCAACGTGGTGTACGGCTGCTGGATGTTCGCGGTCGTCCGCGGCTGA
- a CDS encoding carcinine hydrolase/isopenicillin-N N-acyltransferase family protein has product MRRTLVATGLAVLLLAPACADGRGAGGAPAAGTPTASRQDPDQVARTLASLRRVDDLPLYEMTYVGDYDPTVGVPGATPPSPFGCSLFAALADRDRPLFARNFDWEPNPALVLRTDPPDGYASISLVDISYLGVAADPAGDRRLLDAPLLPFDGMNERGLAVGLAADDGARADPVPGRPTVGSVRILRLVLDGAATVDEAVGVFARHNLDFAGGPALHYLLADATGASAVVEFVDGSMRVDRRRDPWQALTNVPTVGVSDRDLRRDHRYGVLATELDRVGGALDAAGALRLLAAVRQAHTRWSVTYALRSGEVRVVTAGGGIRDYRLPMS; this is encoded by the coding sequence ATGCGCAGGACGCTGGTCGCCACCGGGCTCGCGGTGCTCCTGCTCGCCCCGGCCTGCGCCGACGGCCGTGGGGCGGGCGGCGCGCCCGCGGCCGGCACCCCGACCGCCTCCCGGCAGGACCCCGACCAGGTCGCGCGGACCCTGGCCAGCCTGCGCCGGGTCGACGACCTGCCGCTGTACGAGATGACCTACGTCGGCGACTACGACCCGACCGTGGGGGTGCCGGGCGCCACCCCGCCCAGCCCGTTCGGTTGCTCGCTGTTCGCCGCGCTGGCCGACCGGGACCGCCCGCTGTTCGCCCGCAACTTCGACTGGGAGCCGAACCCGGCGCTGGTGCTGCGCACCGACCCGCCGGACGGGTACGCCTCGATCTCGCTGGTGGACATCTCCTACCTCGGGGTCGCCGCCGACCCGGCCGGGGACCGGCGGCTGCTCGACGCGCCGCTGCTGCCCTTCGACGGGATGAACGAGCGGGGCCTGGCGGTCGGGTTGGCCGCCGACGACGGCGCGCGGGCCGACCCCGTGCCCGGACGCCCCACAGTGGGTTCGGTGCGCATCCTGCGGCTGGTGCTCGACGGGGCCGCCACCGTGGACGAGGCGGTCGGCGTCTTCGCGCGGCACAACCTGGACTTCGCCGGCGGGCCGGCGTTGCACTACCTGCTCGCGGACGCGACCGGGGCGTCCGCCGTGGTCGAGTTCGTCGACGGGAGCATGCGCGTCGACCGCCGCCGGGATCCGTGGCAGGCGCTGACCAACGTGCCGACCGTCGGGGTCAGCGACCGGGACCTGCGGCGCGACCACCGGTACGGGGTGCTGGCGACGGAGCTGGACCGGGTCGGTGGCGCGCTGGACGCCGCCGGGGCGCTGCGCCTGCTCGCCGCCGTCCGGCAGGCGCACACCCGCTGGTCGGTGACGTACGCGCTACGCAGCGGTGAGGTGCGGGTGGTCACGGCGGGCGGCGGGATCCGGGACTACCGGTTACCGATGAGCTGA